The Saimiri boliviensis isolate mSaiBol1 chromosome 10, mSaiBol1.pri, whole genome shotgun sequence genomic sequence GTGTATtatatgtggttttaaaaaactttgttttttttgctaAGTTAAAGTGgcatctcattttaatttgcatttctttgattaataTTGAGAATAATAAATTTAGTATTATTTTACTCAATATCACCTTATGAGAAGGAAGTGAGTGGTCTATTTAAGAAAATTACTACTATAAGAAGGAGCTTTGGCTTTCAAAAATATTGATCATTTATTttgaagtcaaaagttatattaaaataaattacatcaatacatgtttattgaatatatttatattttaagtagcaaatatatgcaaataaatttaaataacacactttgataaaaataacttttataaagaaaaattttcataCTCTTAGGTTGTGCTTCCATGTTAAGGAATTTGTAGAGGTAAGTATTTTAAGGAAATTATACgatatttctttctattgctgTGAAACAACTTCTTaagtaactaaaaatagaaatttaaaagagtGAAGATTTCCTCTGACTAAAGCAAGATAACTGATATAAGTACTACATGTAGGAGGTTTCGCCTTACTAACAAGAATAATAAAgcaataacaatttaaaaatcatatctgCCTTTAATAGAATagaaattgtaattttatataatacctGCATTGTGTTtatacttctttctctctctctctttttaggtATAAACAACATAAAACTGACTTGGAGACGATTCCCCAGCAGCGCCCCATTGATCTGCCCTGCCGAGTGACTGGCTGCCAGTGCAGGGCTTACCATTATGTCCCCTTGAATGGTACCCAGCCCATTCGCTGCAGGTGCAAACACTTTGCTGATCAGCACAGTGCTGCGCCTGGCTTTACATGCAATGCCTGTGagttacattattattaatacacAAACACAGAATGCTTCTATGTCTTCCTTATTTAATGTGCACAATATTTAATGTGCCTTTGTACTGGTCAGAGTTAATATTCAGTTGTATTAGTTGTAGAGTTAATATTCAGTTGTAGCATTAATATTAAGCAACTAAGGAAAATTCAATGGATAAATACTCCTCCATTTCATTTTTGTGGAAGAACTCAGAGTTAATGGTATGCGTGGTAATCATAAACCCTCATCTCATGTAGTTTAGATAATTTAATAGTAATGGATTTTAAAGAATTACCAGATGTGATCTGATTCTAATTTTTCAACACGGGAATTTAATCAACTAAATTCTAttcatagattttaaaaaggcattttatatGTCAAAAAATTTTTATGGTTTGCTGATAGATTAACATAGCATGATCATTTTAATGCTTTGTATGCAATAGCACCCTTACCTTAATACGTGTACCCAAATTCCAACCACTACCCCATATGCCTTTAcactagatcaggcatccccaaactacggcctgtgggccgcatgcggccccctgaggccatttatccagccccccaccgcccgcggcacttcaggaaggggcacctctttcattggtggtcagtgagaggagcacagtatgtggcggccctccaagggtctgagggacagtgaactggccccctgtgtaaaaattttggggacacctgcactaGATCGTCCATTGAACTAGGTAGGGTACCAGTCCATTAGTTTCCTTCAGGAGATAGTTAATCCAGTTGTTTTTGTAGTACTTTGAGTTGAAATCATATGATGAAAtatgtaataaaacatttttaatgacagTGGCGGTAATAAATGTTTCATTGGCTGAATATGGAAGTAGTTGGagaaaactcatttatttatatacctTGGttcccatatatatgtatatatatatttttgtttgttttgttttgttttttgagacagagttttgcttttgtcacacagtagcatgatctcggctcactgcagcctttgcctctgggttcaagtgattctcctgtctcagcctcccgggtagctgggattacaggcacccaccaccaccctagctaagttttgtatttttagtagagttttgccatgtcggccaggctggtcttagattcctgacctcaggtgatctgcccaccgcagcccccaaagtgctgggattacagacgtgagccagcacacctggctgtTCCCATGTATATTTGTCAGAGACGTGAGTGGGTAAAGATTTTGTTAATCGCATATTCTGGCTTCCATACAATATGGcttgatttttttatataactACTTTGTTAAGACATAATTTACATATCATACAGTTAACCAGTTTAAAATGTGCAGTTTAATGCTTTTTAATACATCCTCAGAGTGTATGTTGTGTAACCACCAGCACAATATACTTCAGAACATTTTTCTCACCCCCTAAAGAAACTCCATATTCACTATTATGGAGTCATTCcatatttttccctttccccagCCCTAAGCAATCtataatctactttttgtctctgaaTTTGccaattctggacattttatataactagaatcatagaatatgtggtcttttgtgactggcttcttcaTTTAGCATGGTGTTTTCATGATTCATCCATGTAGCCTATATCAAtacttctttgctttttattgctgaagAAGATTCCACTGCATGCTTTCTGTGTCTACAGGTTGGTCTTCCAATGTGGCTTTTTTGGGGAGTTGATCTGTAGGAAGATTATCTCTTCACCTGGTGGTGGCCACTGGGTTGTCCCTGCCATGCCTGCTTTTAATTCAGTTTGTGAGGAGAGGGCCTGCATACCTggctcttcaatttcttttagtCCTTGTTGCTTTTTGCggggctgtttttttttccctatggcATACCTGGTTACTGCTTCAGCATGTTTTACAAGTAAGCACAGTGGCTAGGAAGCAGTTCAGTGACTGGAGGTAAGAGTTATAGGGGCCAGAGGATCTAGATTCAAATGGCCTTAGCTAGGCTAAGGGTCTTTAGGGTAGACAAGTTAGTACCTTTAAGAATTTAACTcctgactgggcgtggtggctcacacctttaatcttagcagtttggaaggccgaggcaggcggatcatgaggttaggagtttgagaccagcctgacaaacatggtgaaactcatctcaagaccagcctcacaaacatggtgaaacccatctctactaaaaatacaaaaattagctgagtgtggtaccgtatgcctgtagtcccagctatgtgggaggctgaggcaggagaattgcttgaacccaggaggcggagcttgtgatgagccaagagtgtgccattgcactccagcctgggtgacagagcaagactcagtctcaaaaaaaaaaaaaaaaaaaagaaaaaagaatttaactcCTTTTCCATGTTGATTCAGGTTCCAAGTGTTCTGGATTCCATAGCTGCTTCACTTGTGCTTGTGGTCAGCCTGCATATGCCCATGACACAGTCGTGGAAACTAAGCAAGAAAGATTGGCTCAGGGAAAACCAGTGGGACAGGATGTTCCTTATGCAGCCATGGGAGGATTAACTGGTTTCAGCTCGCTGGCAGAAGGCTACATGCGATTAGATGACAGTGGGATTGGTAAGTGATACTATATGAAATGTGAGCCTGTCGTTTTTATGTGTTAACAATAGTGGAGCCTTATATTTGTTAAGCACTttatagcattttgggaggccgaggcaggcagattgcttgagcccaggagtttgagaccagcctggcaacatggcgaaactctgtctctacaaaaatacaaaaaattagctgggtatggtatcatgtgtgtgcctgtagtcccagctacttggtgagGGCTACATCCCACCTGAGCCTGAGatttagaggttgcagtgagctgtgatagtgccattgccctagcctggggacagagagagacccagcctcaaaagaaataaataaaatgttataccTTTATGGGGCAGCtctgttataatcttatggggccaccattgtatatgtagcccattgttgaccaaaatgtcttATGTGACACATGattgtataaagaaagaaaacctcttCCTTTTGGTCCATGAAAGAAGGTGGGGTGAAGAAAGGAGAGAGTGACGAAAGGAAATAATAGAGGTTTTTATCCTGATTTCAGGTATGGAGGAACCTAGGGGCAGAGGGACTCCATGGTTATCTATTAGCCACATGGCTATCTAGAGTGAGGAAACCTCTGGCTggaatttggttcttttttgatGCTGAAGGAGTCCATAATTCCCAGTTCTCCCAGGGGTGCTGAGAAGGCAGCTAACCTGTGAGTGAGCCTGCCATGCCACCTGTCATAAGCAGGGGGCAGAGCTGGAGGTGGGTCCTGAAAGCTGAGGGACTCAATAGAAGAAGTGACAGGCATTGAGGGAGTCTGTACCTCCAGTGGGAGCAAGCATGAGGCTAGGAGGCTGTATCAAGCTGAGAGACCAACTTATTAAATACAAGTTGAGCATTTGAGATCAGTAGCACATGCAGCCACCAGAGGGCAGCACAAAGACCTGTGTGGACCAGAGCACCTTCTGTCAGATTCCCACATGCCCCATGAGAGCCACTGGGGATAGGAGAGGGGAGAGACAGAGCAGTTGTCCCACATTGTCTCTGTTTTAAGATAGGGCTAACTTCTAACCCAATTAGGACTAAACGTTCACTTGCTTTCCTTCATCTGTGATACAGGGTTAGGAGTATTGGGGGAAGGTGGTGGCTTATGAAGAAGACAGAGTAGCTACACATTTTCTCTGCAGCTTCCTTCCTTTCAGTCCAAAACTCAGTGTATTCAGCAATTGGTCTTTGTAGTGTATGGTTTGGAGTTGTGGATGTTTCCTCATTTCATTGAAGaggtactttctttttatttttcttactttgtttttagATGGTTTCCTAGTAAGGAATGGAGTAAAAATACACTTACTCTACCCTTTTCAGCCAGAGGTACCTTACTATGAATGTCTTGCTTTTGACAGTGTTTTGTAAGTATTATATATTAGGGTTTTGAACTTCTATGCTAACATAGGTacataatattcttttttctgtgaaaaaggtcTCAGAAATGTGCAGAATACTTTACGCATTTACCTTTACATGTCAGACAAAAATCTAAATgaaaagatagggtctcactctgttacccaggctggatccagtgaagtgatgtgatcatagctcactgcagcctcaaattcctgggctcaagtaatcttcctgctttACCCTTCCAAGTAAGTAggactataggcacttgccaccatgcccagctaatttttgttgttgttgttgttttagagatgaggtctccctatgttgccaagactggtcttgaactcctggcttcaagtgaacCTCTTGCtctggctttccaaagtgttgggattataggcacgagccattgcaccctgtctaaaaatttttttatagggGGAATTTCTATTGATTGTGCTGAGATtccaatttattttacattagaaGTAATAacttgtggctgggcatggtggctcacgcctgtaatcctagcactttgggaggctgaggtgggtggatcacctaagctcaggagttcaagaccagcctggccatcatggtgaaacctcatctttaaaaaaaaaaaaaaaaaagagtaataactTGTTTGTATCcttgtaaatgtttaatttttattttctatgtattgtTTGCACAGGTGCACCTTCAGTGGAATTTTTAGAATCTCCCACTATGGCGGTAGACCATCCATTCCTAAAAGCATTTCAAGCATCATCTAGTTCTTCTCCAGAAACATTAACAGATGGTAATGAAATTAATTTAGAACTAATTTTGGATGTAGTCAATTAGAATATAGAGCTTTGATTTGTTTTCGAGGCTTCTTTTTTCCATTATTACGATACTTTAACTTCAAATTAAtctatcattttactttcttttatgttAGCCGCACAACGAGAAAAAGCAAGCAACTTCATTTTGTATTGGGAAAAATAGCTAACTCTGAGAATTTTGAGGATTCTGATAATACTCTAAAGTTTTAAACCTTGTTCTGATACATGCCGTTGCTCTGGTGTTTGAATAAGAGAGCCCTCTCATGGACTAATCGCCTTTGGGTTTTCCCAAAGAGGCATAATCCAGTGATAACCGTAGGTTAGCaggtttttatcatttataaattaagagCAAGAAGAATTCATTTTTAATCACCAGTATGCTATATTTCCCTTATTGAAAACAAGAAGAATGAATTTGTATGACTTATTAGGtatttaaaatttagtattttacaatattttaaaatgagaattttctttgatttatctgtattttcacaCACCTAGACATTCCTCACAAGGAATTTTAAGCCTGCTTGCAACATACGACTcagtatataatgataaaatatatatagaagacAGAAGCCAAGAAGAGGGCACAATTGTGGCAGCTTTCCAGGTTGATGTAATTGCTttgtttaaatttcagttttgacTGAGGTTAGTGGCAGCCAAGGCAGAGAGGAAGGTGCAgtcaattaaatgtttttttttttttttattattagacaGGGGGAAACCTGAGTTTCTCAGTGCTAATGAATGTTACACcaatgctggattttttttttttttttttttttttttgagacaactttttgttctgttgcccaagctggtgtgcagtggtgtgatcatggctcactgtaaccttgaacttctgggctcaagtgatcttcctgcctcagcaggaGTATGTAGCTCGGAGTATaggtgtaccaccacacctgggtaattaaaaatttttttcttgcagaggcagagtcttgctatgttgactaggctggtctcaaactcctggcctcaagctgtcctcctgcctcagcttcccaaagcactgggattacagctatgtcACTGCTCCAGGCCGGGCATGCTGGATTTGAAGTCTGTAGTGACCCTGAGTGATGAGTGGCCAAAGTGAAAGCTTTTTTTCAGCAAATACAGCAAATGGTTGCTTATTTCTGATAgtcaccttttcctttttttttttgagacagtcttgctctgttacccaggctggagtgtaggggtgtgatcttggctcactgcaacctccacctccttgactcaagtgatcctcctaccttagcctcctgagtagctgggactacaggattgtaccaccatgcccagctaaattttgaattttttgtagagacagagttttgccatattgtccaggctggtctcaaaacacctgagctcaagcaatccacctgcctctgcctcctcaggtgctgtgactgcaggtgtgaatcactgtgcccagcctgatagTCACCTTTGATGAGTTGTGATACACCATTTTACTACATAAATGGCAATATACCATTATAATGCAACTCAGTGAAGATGAGTCTGGGAGAGGCTTGGCTCAAATGGTTTGATATGATCCAGAGATAGACCTAGAGTTTCCAGAGGAATAGGTAGATAACACACATTCTAAGCATCCCTTCTTACTCTTCTCAATAAGACTTGTCAAAGATAGTCGACAGTCTGTTGTTGTACTCTGTGGTGATTCTCTGGAGTTACATGTTTCCATGTTGCTGATTGAGGGTGAATTCATATGCTTTACAAACTAGAAGAACAAGTGTTCACGTTGCTATTCTGTTTTGGAATTGAAGGGACCCAATGAAGACATTCACCCTCAATGAAAGTGAACTTTTCTATGAAATTAGGCTCTTGGGGTACCTACCAAGAAAACTAGATTTTTTCCTActgaagcaatttaaaaaattcctttcagCATATAATTTAGTGCTTGATCAGTTTTATGAAGTGAGTACCAtgaaaaatggctaaaatagtTAAATTCTGAAACATTTTGAGGCAGGTACTATCATCACTATGGCTGCCTATACCAAGCCTCAATAATTACTTTTATGCATTGTCTCAAAGTGTAACATGGATTTCTAGTTATACAATGTGAAAAGTAGTTGGACAAGACTAAGCATAGTCTTATACAGAATAGCTATATGGTGCTATTTAATATGAATGGTGGAATATTTGGAGAATGTTTGCTGTGAAAAACACTTTTGTCCTGTGATGCCATTCTCTCTGAAAGAGAATTAGGTAGTAGGACCAATTATTCATCTAGGCCATTTCTGGTTTGAAAAATAAACCATAATCACTTGGCAggagaaaatttttctttcttttatttcagggGAATATGTAATGATGCAAATATGttacttagactttttttttcctcattagtaGGTACAAGTAGTCAAGTTTCTTCGATAAGGAGACCTGAAGAGGATGATATGGCTTTCTTTGAAAGACGATACCAGGAAAGGGTAGGTTTTTGAGGAAATCCACTTGCATTAAGCATTTACTTGTAGCAAAAGCACTAGAACGATCATATATTGAATGTGGAACatccttgaaaataatttataaaatctttaCTTACAGTTGGTGTTAGGCCTTGAGGCTTATTAGAATAATTTGAATAGAAACAGGACTGGTGAATAACATGGTATTTAATACACTGGTTGATTTATGAAGGTTATAAACATTGGATAAATACACAACCAAAATAGTCAGTAATAAACATCAACATCAGCAGACTTACAAATTATATGtatctcaaatttctttttttatacatatacctttattttttttttatttttattttatttatttttttttttgagacggagtttcgctcttgttgcccaggctggagtgcaatggcgcgatctcggctcaccgcaacctccgcctcctgggttcaggcaattctcctgcctcagcctcctgagtagctgggattacaggcacacgccaccatgcccagctaatttttttagtatttttagtagagacggggtttcaccatgttgactaggatggtctcgatctcttgacctcgtgatccacccgtctcggcctcccaaagtgctgggattacaggcttgagccaccgcgcccggccacctttattttttatttaaaaatatttgtcaaataaacattgagtatattttgaattctttttttttttttttgtgcagtggtgcagtcttggctcactgcaaactttgcctcccaggttcaagagattctcctgcctcagcctcccgagtagctgggactaaggtgcGCGcggccatgcctggctaatttttgtatttttagtaaagacggtttcaccattggccaggatggtctgcatctcttgacctcgtgatctgtctgcttcagcctcccaaagtgctgggattacaggcgtgagccaccatgccagtttAATtcttaatatgtattatttattcatcTTAGAGGCTTTTAGGTGTATCCAGACTCATTAAAATTACACAATATGTATCTGGgggcagcagctcacacctataatcccaggacttcgggaggccaaggtgggcagatcacctgagatcatgagttcaggaccagcctagccaacatggagagaccctatctctactaagaaaaaaacaaaaattagcttggcatggtggcacacgcctgtaatctcagctatttgggaggctgaggcaggagaattgcttgaacccaggaggcggaggttgcagtgagcagagatcgcgccactgcactccggcctgggtgacattgaaactccatctattaaaaaaaaaaaaaagtaatgggccgggcgcggtggctcaggcctgtaatcccagcactttgggagaccgaggcgggtggatcacgaggtcaagagatcgagatcatcctggtcaacatagtgaaaccccgtctctactaaaaatacaaaaaaattagctgggcatggtggcacgtgcctgtaatcccagctactcaggaggctgaggcaggagaattgcgtgaacccaggaggcggaggttgcggtgagccgagatcgcgccattgcactccagcctgggtaacaagagcgaaactccgtctcaaaaaaaaaaaaaaaaaaaaaagtactcaatattctttaagaaatggaacattaaacataaacatattttaacagTTTCTGGGACTCAACAAGTGTAGTCTTAATGTGCTCACTGCTTTAAGTAATGGTGACTCAGTTCACCAGTGTGTAAATGTCTTGGAGATAAGCATAGTGTTTTATTCACTCTTGTGTTTTCcctagcacctagcacagtgagTGCTTTGTATGTAATAAGTTTTTAATGAATTATGAATttgcagaaaattgaaaaaagttaACACAAATGTAATTGATACTTTCGTACCTGTCAACTTCTTATACTTTTGGTATGTTTCATGGCCATGTTCATATTtgagagttttattttgtttttatgttttactaGATGAAAGAATGTTGGCTTAATGAGGTATGGGAATAGTATTTCAGCTATATGGCTGCAAGTACTTTCTTTAGAGTTGTTTTGTGGGTGTCATTATCTCTCCAGCCAGGTAATAAACTCCACAAAAGTAAAGATACTCCTGCCACTTTTTGTTGTAGCCTCTTCAACTCTTAGACAAGAGCTTGTTGAGTAACTGAAAGTGTGGAAAAGTTGAACATTAAGAAAATTCAGGAAGTAAATTAGAGACAGAGTAGCTTAAGAATTTTGAAGTCGAAGGGGAGAGGTCTTAAGTCTgtttggactgctataacaaaataccataaagcTGGGTGgctttataaacaacagacatttagtGCTCACAGTTTCAGAGActaggaagtctaagatcaaggtgcagccgggcacggtggctcaagcctgtaatcccagcactttgggaggccgagacgggtggatcacgaggtcgagagatcgagaccatcctggtcaacatggtgaaaccccgtctctactaaaaatacaaaaaattagctgggcgtggtggctcgtgcctgtaatcccagctactcaggaggcagaggcaggagaattgcctgaacccaggaggtgaaggttgcggtgagccgggatcacgccattgcactccagtctgggtaacgagagcgaaactccgtctcaaaaaaaaaaaaagatcaaggtgctggcagatttggtgtcttgTGAAGGCCCACTTCCTGGTCTGCAGATAGcctcttcttgctgtgtcctcatatggtgaAAGGAACATGATGGGTCTTGAGGCTTCTTTTATAAGGCACttatcccattcatgagagctctgcccccatgatctaatcactgcCCACAGGCCCCATCTCCTCATACCACtacactgggggttaggatttcaacatgaattttccggggacaaaaacattcagaccacagcaaggGGAAAGAGGTGTGGTAGGATGTCAGTGAGGGAGATGAAATGGTCACAGTGATGGAAGGAAAGGCCAGCATCAAGGTTATAAACTTATAATCAAATCGGTCTTCATTTTTGGAACATACACACTCACAGCCAAGTTTTGGTTTTTCCTCACAGGCTTATGAGAAACTAGGTTCTAGAATTCCTTCCATCCCTTCTCCAGAAGACTGGAGTTTTGGCCGCCTTGAAAACATGCCAGTGGTGTTTGCTTGTGAGAAGATAAGGAGAGGAATTCTATTTGTGAATGTTTTAAAGGATATACCAGTCCTGTAAGAttgcatctttatttatttattttttgagactgagtttcactcttgttgcccaggctggagtgcaacggcgcgatctcagctctctgcaacctccacctccccggttcaagtgattctcctgcctcagcctcccaagtagctaggattacaggcatgcgccaccacacctagctaattttctatttttagtacagatagagtttctccatgttggtcaggatggtcttgaactcccgacctcagatgatctggctgcctcggcctcccaaagtgctgagattacagttgtgagccaccacatccaaccaaGAATGCTTattataggccaggtgcggtgactcagcactttgggaggacaaggtgggttgatcatgagttcgggagttggagaccaggctggtcaaaatggtgaaaccccgtctttactaaaaatccaaaaaaaaaaaaaaaaaaaaaagaaaagaaagaaaatttagctgggagtggcggcgtgcacctgtaatcccagctacttagaaggctgaggcagaagaattgcttgcacccgggaggtgaggttgcagtgagccgagatcataccactgcattccagtctgggtgacagatcaacGTTTTGTTTCGGGGAGCAGGGGTGAGATTGCTTAATATGAATAAACCTAGAATTTATGGATTTATGAGCTGTAGTTTATAACTTTGCAGCCTCTGTGATTTATAGATTTATGAGATATAGCTTATAAACTCTCTACCATGTGTGACTAATGGAGTATAAAAACTAAGaactaaactaaataaataactaaataaactaaataacTTTTTCTGAGGTGACATGTACCATACATGCTATTAGTACTTGTCTTTTACTGCAAAACCATTTGGATGATTAGGAAGCTGTGTGTCTGATAGTTCAGAGCCTCTTGCAAGAGCAATGCCATATGTATCTGGTTTTTGCTTGTCTTCTTTGCTAATAACATCTGGCTGGGAAGAATCTATGATTAGTGTAAGTCGACTTTGATAAGTGAGGCTTTTGTGGTCACATATTTTACCAGCCGCTTTTAGATACTATTGAAAAGTTGCTTTTATATTATCAGTTTAAGTTATTTTCTCCTGCTGTAGATGACTCTTGATCTCTTTTCCCCAAGAAAGGAGAATTTTATTAAGGAAACAAGTATCAAAGGTCTACTAGGTGCAAGGCACTGTATTCCTATCAGAaaatttaacaaacaaacaaacaaaaaagaagatgaggatgtatcttttttcttaagaCTCTAGATGGTTTTCTGGGTGtagttgttcatgcctgtaatcccagcacttcgggagatggaggtgggcagatcacttgaggtcaagagttcaaggacagcctggccaacatagtgaaaccctgtctctactaaaaatataaaaattagttgggtatggtggtgcacacctgtaatcccagctactgggagactgaggcagcagaatcacttgaacctgggaggtggagttgcagtgagctgagattgggccactgcattccagcttgggtgacagagactgtctcaaaaagaaaaaaaaaaaagactctagaTGGTAGATTGGTAGAGGGATGTATTTGCTAAGTGTTATTTCAAATGTCAAAACACTGCTTTggcttttgtttgtattttagcaTCTTTGCTTCTTAAAAACTTACATTCCTACAAATCTAACACTTGACTTTAAATGAGCAAGGAAAAGGGtctcacatttattgagtgcttaagTGCCTAGATctttatatatactatttataaCTTTAGAACAACTCCGAGGGGTACCTATTACTATGACATTTTTTTACAGATGTAAAactgttaaataacttgccccaaatgcttaataaatggcaGAAGTAGGActcaaattcttttctatttgacATCAAAACCTGTAACTTTTGCTCTAGAATAGGGTATTTTTGGGGGTCCTTCAGATGACCTGTTGTTTGATACAGTTTGCAAGAATGGTATGAGTGTATGGTGTCTGAGGTTCCCAACCCAACTCAAAGAGGAGAGACAGGGAATAAATgtggaggagacagaggttacattAATCTGGTTTTATGGTTGGGAACTTTTTTTACTTGTAGTTTGATGGGATTGGATAGACTGGTTttgcctcatttctttttcattttcttttttgatatggattctcactctgttgtccaggctggtgtgcaatggcaccatcttggctcactgcatcctccgc encodes the following:
- the FAM221A gene encoding protein FAM221A isoform X3 encodes the protein MERLTLPPGGAAAVDEYLEYRRIVGEDDGGKLFTPEEYEEYKRKVLPLRLQNRLFVSWRSPTGMDCKLVGPETLCFCTHRYKQHKTDLETIPQQRPIDLPCRVTGCQCRAYHYVPLNGTQPIRCRCKHFADQHSAAPGFTCNACSKCSGFHSCFTCACGQPAYAHDTVVETKQERLAQGKPVGQDVPYAAMGGLTGFSSLAEGYMRLDDSGIGAPSVEFLESPTMAVDHPFLKAFQASSSSSPETLTDVGTSSQVSSIRRPEEDDMAFFERRYQERIKMEKAGKRKGKAPLPSATKPS
- the FAM221A gene encoding protein FAM221A isoform X2 translates to MERLTLPPGGAAAVDEYLEYRRIVGEDDGGKLFTPEEYEEYKRKVLPLRLQNRLFVSWRSPTGMDCKLVGPETLCFCTHRYKQHKTDLETIPQQRPIDLPCRVTGCQCRAYHYVPLNGTQPIRCRCKHFADQHSAAPGFTCNACSKCSGFHSCFTCACGQPAYAHDTVVETKQERLAQGKPVGQDVPYAAMGGLTGFSSLAEGYMRLDDSGIGAPSVEFLESPTMAVDHPFLKAFQASSSSSPETLTDVGTSSQVSSIRRPEEDDMAFFERRYQERAYEKLGSRIPSIPSPEDWSFGRLENMPVVFACEKIRRGILFVNVLKDIPVL
- the FAM221A gene encoding protein FAM221A isoform X1 translates to MERLTLPPGGAAAVDEYLEYRRIVGEDDGGKLFTPEEYEEYKRKVLPLRLQNRLFVSWRSPTGMDCKLVGPETLCFCTHRYKQHKTDLETIPQQRPIDLPCRVTGCQCRAYHYVPLNGTQPIRCRCKHFADQHSAAPGFTCNACSKCSGFHSCFTCACGQPAYAHDTVVETKQERLAQGKPVGQDVPYAAMGGLTGFSSLAEGYMRLDDSGIGAPSVEFLESPTMAVDHPFLKAFQASSSSSPETLTDVGTSSQVSSIRRPEEDDMAFFERRYQERAYEKLGSRIPSIPSPEDWSFGRLENMPVVFACEKIRRGILFVNVLKDIPVLGKAVGLPLEIGVCEYEWW
- the FAM221A gene encoding protein FAM221A isoform X4, with the protein product MERLTLPPGGAAAVDEYLEYRRIVGEDDGGKLFTPEEYEEYKRKVLPLRLQNRLFVSWRSPTGMDCKLVGPETLCFCTHRYKQHKTDLETIPQQRPIDLPCRVTGCQCRAYHYVPLNGTQPIRCRCKHFADQHSAAPGFTCNACSKCSGFHSCFTCACGQPAYAHDTVVETKQERLAQGKPVGQDVPYAAMGGLTGFSSLAEGYMRLDDSGIGAPSVEFLESPTMAVDHPFLKAFQASSSSSPETLTDVGTSSQVSSIRRPEEDDMAFFERRYQERG